Proteins from one Desulfonema limicola genomic window:
- a CDS encoding molybdenum cofactor biosynthesis protein MoaE has protein sequence MNISKMIEKIKTHPDYHKSGMILCHNGVVRETSRSGEEVTGLKVAVDHEKLKQIIDEQKKRPGIIDILIEINEDRNLAVGDDVMGLVVAGDIRENVIASLTDTLNAVKSTVTTKTEFFKE, from the coding sequence ATGAATATCTCAAAAATGATAGAAAAAATAAAAACTCATCCTGATTATCATAAATCAGGAATGATTTTATGCCATAACGGGGTTGTCCGCGAAACCTCCCGCAGCGGCGAAGAAGTAACCGGCCTTAAAGTAGCTGTTGACCATGAAAAACTCAAACAAATAATTGATGAACAGAAAAAACGGCCTGGTATTATTGATATTCTTATTGAAATTAATGAAGACCGTAATCTGGCTGTAGGTGATGATGTAATGGGTCTTGTGGTAGCAGGTGATATACGTGAAAACGTAATTGCTTCTCTAACAGACACATTAAATGCAGTAAAATCAACAGTTACAACTAAAACAGAATTTTTTAAGGAATAG
- the moaC gene encoding cyclic pyranopterin monophosphate synthase MoaC: MPEFTHIDQEGRIRMVDISDKKPTLRIAHAQAVVSMNKETFERIQYKTVQKGNVLEAARIAGIMGAKKTAELIPMCHPLNLTHVQVDFFPDPETNSILIKAAAKIIDQTGIEMEAITAVSIAALTIYDMCKSYDREITISDIYLIEKSGGKSGTFIRGRSFVSE, from the coding sequence ATGCCTGAATTTACCCATATTGACCAGGAAGGCCGGATAAGAATGGTTGATATTTCTGATAAAAAACCAACCCTCCGCATAGCCCATGCCCAGGCTGTGGTTTCCATGAACAAAGAAACCTTTGAAAGAATACAATATAAAACTGTTCAAAAAGGCAATGTTCTTGAAGCTGCCCGTATTGCAGGTATTATGGGAGCCAAGAAAACTGCTGAACTGATACCCATGTGCCATCCCCTGAACCTGACCCATGTCCAGGTTGATTTTTTCCCAGACCCGGAAACTAATTCCATCCTTATTAAAGCTGCTGCAAAAATCATAGACCAGACAGGCATAGAAATGGAAGCAATAACAGCAGTATCAATAGCAGCACTTACAATTTATGATATGTGCAAATCTTATGACAGGGAAATCACCATATCTGATATTTATCTTATTGAAAAATCAGGAGGCAAAAGCGGGACATTTATAAGAGGCCGTTCTTTTGTATCTGAATAA
- a CDS encoding type IV pilus twitching motility protein PilT, whose translation MKKQEIDHILTRMLDSYGSVSDLNITVGKPFQVESAGQMVGVEIDPPFEELTPFQTEIFALNLINRDKRLTETLLREGSCDLAYALPGKARFRVNIFSQRGMYSIVLRKLETKIPTLQDLNLPEAFLRMTKEKNGIIFVTGSTGSGKSTSLAAVLNEMNETLPVHVVTLEDPVEFSHPHKKATFNQREMGNDFDTFASGLRAALRQGPKVILIGEMRDRETVEIGVSAAETGHLVVSTLHTVDAGQSIDRVLGMFSIEEEKQIRIRLSGTVRWIVCQRLLPKVGGGRVAAFDILGSNLRSRETILNGETEGKTFYEIQSASKAFGMTTFDDYIIELFEKGLITEETAMSYCSRKGIVGRGIDMVKSKRGEATTDIDNLEMA comes from the coding sequence ATGAAAAAACAAGAAATAGATCATATTTTAACCAGGATGCTGGATTCTTACGGCAGTGTATCAGATTTGAATATTACAGTCGGAAAACCCTTTCAGGTAGAAAGTGCAGGCCAGATGGTAGGTGTTGAAATTGATCCGCCATTTGAGGAACTTACCCCGTTTCAAACTGAAATATTTGCACTAAACCTGATTAACAGGGATAAACGATTAACAGAAACACTGCTGAGAGAAGGTTCCTGCGACCTGGCTTATGCACTTCCTGGCAAGGCACGTTTCAGGGTTAATATTTTTTCCCAAAGGGGCATGTATTCAATAGTTCTCAGGAAACTGGAAACAAAAATACCCACGCTTCAAGACCTCAATCTGCCTGAGGCTTTTTTAAGAATGACCAAGGAAAAAAACGGGATCATATTTGTTACAGGCTCAACAGGAAGCGGAAAATCAACCTCCCTGGCCGCAGTTCTTAATGAAATGAATGAAACCCTGCCTGTTCATGTTGTAACACTTGAAGACCCTGTTGAATTTTCCCATCCCCATAAAAAAGCAACCTTTAACCAGCGGGAAATGGGTAATGATTTCGATACCTTTGCAAGCGGACTCAGGGCCGCCCTCCGCCAGGGGCCAAAGGTTATCCTTATTGGTGAAATGCGTGACAGGGAAACTGTTGAGATAGGAGTAAGTGCGGCTGAAACAGGCCATCTGGTTGTCAGCACCCTGCATACTGTTGATGCAGGCCAGAGTATTGACCGTGTTCTCGGCATGTTTTCAATAGAAGAAGAAAAGCAGATACGCATAAGGCTTTCCGGTACTGTAAGATGGATTGTATGCCAGCGCCTGCTTCCCAAAGTAGGGGGCGGCAGGGTTGCAGCCTTTGATATTCTTGGAAGCAACCTGAGATCCAGGGAAACCATATTAAACGGTGAAACAGAAGGTAAAACATTTTATGAAATTCAATCTGCCAGCAAGGCATTTGGAATGACTACCTTTGATGATTATATAATAGAACTGTTTGAAAAAGGTCTTATTACCGAAGAAACAGCCATGTCATACTGCTCCCGCAAAGGTATTGTCGGCAGGGGAATTGATATGGTCAAAAGCAAGCGCGGTGAAGCAACTACTGATATTGACAACCTGGAAATGGCATAA
- a CDS encoding type IV pilus twitching motility protein PilT, with translation MAKIDAFFKLMNDQGASDLHLVSGQPPALRLRGDIERIKYKILENDSLKAMLYEIAPEDKIKVFEETGDVDFGYEIPGLARYRANFFMQKYGCAAVFREIPSTILTAEQLGLPPVLSKLAGLPRGLAVVTGPTGSGKSTTLAAIIDEANKTRKDHILTVEDPVEFVHVSQNCIVNHREVGSHTKSFSAALKGALREDPDIILVGEMRDLETIALAVEAASTGHLVFGTLHTSSAAKTVDRIIEVFPSSEQDQIRSTLADGIRAVVAQNLFKRIDKKGRCAAQEILIATPAVRNLVRENKTYQINSAMQTGKKYGMQLLDDAIMILLEKGWISAEEAYMKSNEKAKFRPFLKTPPSDFTDA, from the coding sequence ATGGCAAAAATTGATGCTTTTTTCAAACTGATGAACGACCAGGGAGCCTCTGACCTGCATCTTGTTTCAGGACAGCCGCCAGCACTCAGGTTAAGGGGCGATATTGAACGTATTAAATATAAAATATTGGAAAATGACAGCTTAAAAGCCATGCTCTATGAAATTGCCCCTGAAGACAAGATAAAGGTATTTGAAGAAACAGGGGATGTTGACTTTGGCTATGAAATCCCAGGACTTGCAAGGTACAGGGCTAATTTTTTCATGCAGAAATACGGCTGTGCAGCAGTATTTCGGGAAATACCCAGCACTATCCTGACAGCAGAACAGCTTGGCCTGCCCCCTGTTCTTTCAAAACTGGCAGGTCTTCCCAGAGGACTGGCTGTTGTTACAGGCCCTACTGGAAGCGGAAAATCCACAACCCTGGCTGCTATTATTGATGAAGCCAATAAAACCCGTAAAGACCACATCCTGACAGTTGAAGACCCTGTGGAATTTGTTCATGTAAGCCAGAACTGTATTGTAAACCACAGGGAAGTAGGCAGTCATACCAAATCATTTTCAGCAGCTCTAAAAGGCGCTCTCAGGGAAGACCCTGATATTATCCTTGTAGGTGAAATGAGGGATCTTGAAACCATTGCCCTGGCTGTTGAAGCTGCATCAACAGGCCATCTTGTATTTGGAACCCTGCATACAAGCAGTGCTGCAAAAACCGTTGACCGTATTATTGAGGTTTTTCCATCCAGTGAACAAGATCAGATCAGATCCACCCTGGCTGACGGTATCCGTGCAGTTGTTGCCCAAAACCTTTTTAAACGGATTGATAAAAAAGGGCGCTGTGCAGCCCAGGAGATTTTAATAGCTACTCCTGCTGTAAGAAACCTGGTTCGTGAAAATAAAACCTACCAGATCAATTCAGCCATGCAGACAGGAAAAAAATACGGTATGCAGCTTCTTGATGATGCTATTATGATATTATTGGAAAAAGGATGGATCAGTGCTGAAGAAGCATATATGAAATCCAATGAAAAAGCTAAATTCAGACCATTTCTGAAAACTCCGCCTTCTGATTTTACAGATGCATAA
- a CDS encoding YggT family protein, producing MFIIGNFLIALATVLNYALTFYMWVVIARAVLSWVNPDPYNQIVRIINNLTEPVLSQIRRRLPVSYGGIDFSPIIIFLVIIFLQEFIVSSLFGLGKSLL from the coding sequence ATGTTTATTATTGGTAATTTTTTAATCGCCCTTGCAACCGTGCTTAATTATGCCTTAACTTTTTATATGTGGGTTGTTATAGCACGGGCAGTTCTTTCCTGGGTCAATCCTGACCCATATAATCAAATTGTGAGGATAATAAATAATCTCACAGAACCGGTTCTTTCCCAGATACGCAGACGACTTCCTGTAAGTTACGGGGGGATTGACTTTTCCCCGATCATTATATTTCTAGTAATAATCTTCCTGCAGGAATTTATAGTTTCCAGTCTTTTTGGGCTGGGAAAATCTTTGCTGTAA
- a CDS encoding murein transglycosylase A: MYLNKSMKKYFFAFLIILLCLALISGCAKDQKGLIKLSSSSYPIFNDDLAFDKLEQGIEQSLKYLHKIPSDRTFKFGQDSFNTLHIIRSLELFLNFIKTRPPEKELNKFIKSKYAVYKSSGGKDTQKVLFTGYYEPLLYGSPHQTPEYKYPVYGPPSDLSIVDLSAFSSKLQGHKIIGRVEGKTFVPYHDREDIEKNNALQGKAKELAWVKDPVALFFLQIQGSGKIALTDGSFINVHYHSKNGRPYRSIGKLLIDEQKIPRQLMSMQKIKEYIKDHPEETDQILNHNPSYIFFSIEKQGPLGAINVKLTPGRSIAVDRTIFPLPALGFIQAQKPLTGSDNKNKIIKWIDFSRFILTQDTGGAIKGPARADIFWGNGQYAEIAAGHMKHYGDLYVLVLKTENN; the protein is encoded by the coding sequence TTGTATCTGAATAAATCCATGAAAAAATATTTTTTTGCATTTTTAATAATACTGCTCTGCCTTGCATTAATATCAGGATGTGCCAAAGATCAAAAAGGTCTTATAAAACTTTCATCCTCATCATATCCAATATTTAACGATGACCTGGCTTTTGATAAACTTGAGCAGGGTATTGAACAAAGCCTTAAATATCTTCATAAGATTCCATCTGATAGAACCTTTAAGTTTGGGCAGGACTCATTTAATACCCTTCATATTATCAGATCCCTGGAATTATTTCTGAATTTTATTAAAACCAGACCCCCTGAAAAAGAATTAAATAAATTCATTAAATCAAAATATGCGGTTTATAAATCATCAGGAGGCAAAGACACCCAAAAGGTTCTTTTTACCGGATATTATGAACCTCTTTTATATGGCAGCCCGCACCAGACCCCTGAATACAAATATCCTGTTTACGGTCCCCCGTCTGATCTCTCAATTGTTGATCTTTCAGCTTTTTCCTCGAAACTTCAGGGTCATAAGATTATCGGCAGGGTAGAGGGCAAAACCTTTGTTCCATACCATGACCGGGAAGATATAGAAAAAAACAATGCACTGCAAGGCAAGGCAAAAGAACTGGCATGGGTAAAGGATCCTGTGGCACTTTTTTTTCTTCAAATCCAGGGTTCCGGAAAGATTGCCCTGACTGACGGCAGCTTTATAAATGTTCATTATCATTCAAAAAACGGGCGGCCGTATAGAAGCATAGGCAAGCTGCTCATTGATGAACAAAAAATTCCCAGGCAATTGATGTCAATGCAGAAAATTAAGGAATACATAAAAGATCATCCTGAAGAAACAGATCAGATTTTAAATCACAATCCAAGCTATATATTTTTCAGTATTGAAAAACAAGGTCCCCTGGGAGCAATTAATGTAAAACTGACTCCAGGGAGATCTATTGCAGTTGACAGAACAATTTTTCCTTTGCCTGCCCTTGGTTTTATCCAGGCCCAAAAACCTCTGACAGGCAGTGATAATAAAAATAAAATCATCAAATGGATTGATTTTTCAAGATTTATTCTAACCCAGGATACAGGAGGAGCTATAAAAGGCCCGGCACGGGCTGATATTTTTTGGGGAAACGGCCAATATGCTGAAATTGCAGCAGGCCATATGAAACATTATGGAGATTTATATGTGCTGGTTTTAAAAACTGAAAATAATTAA